Proteins from one Triticum aestivum cultivar Chinese Spring chromosome 7A, IWGSC CS RefSeq v2.1, whole genome shotgun sequence genomic window:
- the LOC123151381 gene encoding early nodulin-93-like, which translates to MSTTATVARAHLENKLALAKRCSREATLAGAKAAAVAAVASAVPTPASVRMLPWAKANLNPTGQALIVCTVAGMAYFIAADKAILSLARRHSYESAPDHLKDTSFHGGAAAARPRPPAFFRP; encoded by the exons ATGTCGACGACGGCCACCGTCGCCCGCGCCCACCTTGAGAACAAGCTCGCCCTCGCCAAACGCTGCTCCAGAG AGGCGACGCTCGCCGGAGCCAAGGCGGCGGCCGTCGCCGCGGTCGCGTCTGCGGTGCCAACG CCGGCGAGCGTGCGGATGCTGCCGTGGGCCAAGGCGAACCTGAACCCCACCGGCCAGGCGCTCATCGTCTGCACCGTCGCCGGGATGGCCTACTTCATCGCCGCCGACAAGGCCATCCTCTCGCTGGCGAGGAGGCACTCGTACGAGAGCGCCCCCGACCACCTCAAGGACACCTCCTTCCATGGTGGTGCCGCCGCAGCTCGTCCCCGTCCGCCGGCATTCTTCAGGCCTTGA